One genomic window of Microbacterium testaceum StLB037 includes the following:
- a CDS encoding RsmD family RNA methyltransferase: MTRIISGRAGGTVLEVPPKGTRPTSDRVRESLFGALESADLLDGARVADLYAGSGALGLESLSRGAVSADLVELSAPASAVIRKNADRVRTAGVHAPARVHRANVTTYLLASGSEWDLVFIDPPYDVGEDELTRVLVALAPRLSPDAAVIVERAKRSPAPDWAAAGLEPDRERAYGDTTLWWGRPPA, translated from the coding sequence GTGACGCGCATCATCTCCGGCCGCGCGGGCGGCACCGTGCTCGAGGTCCCCCCGAAGGGCACGCGCCCGACGAGCGACCGCGTGCGCGAGTCGCTGTTCGGCGCTCTCGAGTCCGCCGACCTGCTCGACGGAGCGCGCGTCGCCGACCTCTACGCCGGTTCGGGCGCGCTCGGGCTCGAGAGCCTGAGCCGAGGAGCGGTTTCCGCCGACCTCGTGGAGCTGTCCGCCCCGGCATCCGCCGTCATCCGCAAGAATGCGGACCGTGTGCGGACGGCGGGCGTCCACGCGCCCGCGCGGGTGCACCGGGCCAACGTCACGACCTACCTTCTGGCATCCGGGTCCGAGTGGGACCTCGTCTTCATCGACCCGCCGTACGACGTCGGCGAGGACGAGCTCACCCGTGTGCTGGTCGCGCTCGCTCCGCGCCTGAGCCCGGATGCCGCGGTCATCGTCGAGCGCGCGAAGCGCTCACCGGCACCGGACTGGGCCGCCGCAGGTCTCGAACCCGATCGGGAGCGTGCCTACGGGGACACGACCCTGTGGTGGGGACGGCCACCCGCCTGA
- the thiL gene encoding thiamine-phosphate kinase → MTDAETSREITVGELSEGQILRGILDRLPPSAAPVGPGDDAAVLAVPDGRVVATTDTLVHGPDFRLAWSSAHDLGFKAAAVNLADVAAMGARPIALLVALAMPDATPISFVRGFADGLADACAELAPDCAVEGGDLTVSDTLIIAVTALGSLDGRAPVRRSGARVGDGVYVIGELGPAARGIDLLFRRFTDADGAPVALTAEDRAALSAADARALSRQLAPRPPIAEALRAAGAGATAMMDISDGLALDATRMADASDVTISLDSASLGDDPALALGGGEDHGFLVTFPPDADPLGRRIGTVEARGDEPITVDGRPWTGRVGWDPYRDWDAGRG, encoded by the coding sequence GTGACCGATGCCGAGACCAGCCGTGAGATCACCGTGGGAGAGCTCTCCGAGGGGCAGATCCTCCGCGGCATCCTGGATCGCCTTCCGCCCTCCGCAGCGCCGGTCGGACCGGGCGACGACGCGGCGGTGCTCGCGGTTCCGGACGGGCGTGTGGTCGCGACCACCGACACCCTCGTGCACGGCCCGGACTTTCGTCTCGCGTGGTCGTCCGCGCACGACCTCGGCTTCAAAGCGGCCGCGGTGAACCTCGCGGATGTCGCGGCGATGGGCGCTCGGCCCATCGCGCTGTTGGTGGCGCTGGCGATGCCCGACGCGACCCCGATCTCGTTCGTGCGGGGTTTCGCCGACGGACTGGCCGACGCCTGCGCCGAGCTGGCCCCGGACTGCGCGGTCGAGGGCGGCGACCTGACCGTCTCGGACACCCTCATCATCGCCGTCACCGCGCTCGGCTCGCTCGACGGCCGTGCTCCCGTCCGTCGATCGGGCGCGCGGGTCGGCGACGGCGTCTACGTCATCGGAGAGCTCGGCCCGGCCGCGCGCGGCATCGACCTGCTCTTCCGTCGGTTCACGGATGCCGACGGTGCCCCCGTCGCGCTCACGGCCGAGGACCGCGCGGCCCTTAGCGCCGCCGATGCCCGCGCGCTGTCTCGGCAGCTCGCGCCGCGGCCTCCGATCGCGGAGGCGCTGCGCGCGGCCGGCGCGGGAGCTACGGCGATGATGGACATCTCCGACGGCCTCGCGCTCGACGCCACACGGATGGCGGATGCCTCCGACGTGACGATCTCGCTCGATTCGGCGTCCCTGGGCGATGACCCCGCGCTCGCCCTGGGCGGGGGAGAGGATCACGGTTTCCTCGTCACCTTTCCGCCGGATGCCGACCCGCTCGGCCGCCGGATCGGAACCGTCGAAGCGCGCGGTGACGAACCGATCACCGTCGACGGACGGCCGTGGACCGGCCGGGTCGGCTGGGACCCCTACCGCGACTGGGACGCCGGTCGCGGCTGA